One window of Candidatus Spechtbacteria bacterium genomic DNA carries:
- a CDS encoding prepilin-type N-terminal cleavage/methylation domain-containing protein, with the protein MLTKNLERSSAGFTLIELLIVVAIMGLLATAVYVAINPTA; encoded by the coding sequence ATGTTAACCAAAAATTTAGAAAGATCTTCTGCTGGTTTTACTCTCATCGAGCTCCTAATAGTAGTTGCTATAATGGGATTACTCGCAACGGCTGTGTATGTGGCTATTAATCCAACAGCAAA